The genomic segment TGGCTCAGCAGCGTTTCCGGGTAAAACAGCGGCGCCCAGCCGCTGCGATGAAACACGGCCTTCACTTCCGATGTCGGCACGCCCAGTACCTTCCGGAACATCGGCTCGACGAATAGACCGTGGAAGGTCGGACCGTGATTCGCCAGCGACGCGGCCTCGAAGCTCGCACTTTCCAGAGGCGAGCCGGCCGCGTTCTTCAAACGTGGATGCAGCGCGTTGGCTGTCGAAGCGCAGACTTCGAGTTCCTGCCGTATCGCGGTCCGCAGCGAATCCGGCAGCTTGCCGAGAATGTCGAATTGATTTGTGATGATCAGGTCGTCACGCATGCAATCGCCGTGGATCATTTGCGGCGTGGGTAACGGTTCGACGTCGACGTAGTCGGAGAGGTAGCGCCGCACCAGATGAACGTACCTGCCGATGTCCGGTTTGCAGTCCGCGTCGTAGCGTTCGATGTTGTCCGATGGCTCGCCGAACAGTTCGAACTCGAAGTTCGTCATGCCGGCGTCGAACGTGGCGTCGCCAATCGTCACGCCCCGAAACACGCCGCCCCAGGATTTGGCCGGGTTGAGCAGGGTCACCCGCCGGCCGCCGGTGCCGAGGCGTTCCGCGAGTGCGAGTGCGGAAAGACCCGCTCCATAAACAACCCAGTCGCTGCTCTGCATGGTCAACAAAAAGCTCCGTTCAACGGACGCATCACGCGTCAGGCAGGCCGCCGTTCAAAATCGAGCTTGGCCGATTCCTGGAAACCGAGATTGCGCTTGAATCTGATCAGCCCGTAATTGGGCTCTCCATCGAGTGTCGAGATGCCCGCGTCGAGCACCCGGTATCCGCCCTGCTGGCAGAATCCGTAGATGGCCGACGCAAGCAGCACGATCGGGCTGAACACGCTCACGCCATCAATATCGCCCCAGTAGAAGACGTAGAAGATCGACCCGGTCAACGCGATACAGACTGACGCGGCGACCATCTCGCTGCGCGTGTCGTCGCGGAACACGGCGAATAGATGCATCCGGTCGGGGAATAACGCGATCATCTGGCGAAGCTGCGCAGCCGACATCGACACGCGCACGCCCAGTCGGGCCCGGCTGAGTTCGATCACGCGATAGACGTCGTCGAACCGTTCGTGTCCCACATTCTCCGCGATAAAGCCTTCGCGGGTCGCCTTGCGCAGACGCTTTGCATTGCCGTAGTCGATCCGTTCGACGAAAGCGCTGTCGTCGACATGAAGGTCGTAGTTCAACTCGTGCGCGGTCAGTTCAAAGCGATGGCGCAACAGCAGATTGAGCAGGCTCGCAAACACGGCCGGCTCGTGACTGGCCGGCGCGCAACGCACGCGGACAACGCGCGCCCCTTCGCGGGTCAGGTGGGTCACGAGCGTGCTGAAGAAGGTGTCGAGCGCCTCGAACTCCAGCGCGTGATTCAGGCTCAAGCCGCCGAATGTGCCGCGTTTCGGACTTGCCATGACACCGTCGTCGAGCTCGAAAAAAGCCACGGTCGCATAGACCTTCGCGTCGCTGCGCCGGATGAGCTGAACGTACGCATCGTGCGGCGAACCCGAATGCAGCCGGAAATAGTCCGGCTCGTTAAACAGGTGGTTGCCGGTCGCAGGATGAAAGTGATTGACGTGAATGTCGTACTTGTCATCCACCTGAACGATATGTTTCTTGAGCATTTGACACCACTTACATGACGAAGCCCCGCTTCGTGTCGGTTCGGACCTCATCGGCGATCAATCAACGGGCAGACTTGCGAACTCGCAGGTGAGCGTCGTTGCCATGCGCAAAAATCGCGATCGCGTTCCATGGCGACAGACATGGCAGCCTCCCGAACAGCATTGTCGGCTGCGACCGGGGCCGCTAATCGGCCAAGAAGACGGCATAACCACGATCAATTCAGGCAATGGGCGACACCCGCGTCCCATACGGCGGGTGCCGGCATGGCCAACGCTATATCTGCGAAATAGCCTCGATTTAGGTTTCAGTTCCTCGGTTCGGGTAGCGAATGCATCGGCGATACTCATCTCCATCGACGGCTGTCGTGCGCGGCGAGATTCGCCGCACGGCAGTTCGGTCAGATAGTCCGTTCACTGGCCGCCTTTTTGGGCGACGCCGCATTCGCGTCGCTGAATTCGCGCTCACCGGCGAGACGGACGAGAAGATATTGGGGAGCCTACCTTGCCACTGAACGATTGCCGCACCATTGAATTGCCGAAGATCACTGATCCTCGCGGAAACCTGACGTTTGTGGAGGGTGGCACTCACATCCCCTTCGATATCCGCCGCGTCTACTATCTCTACGACGTACCCGGCGGGTCGGATCGTGGCGCGCACGCACACAAGCAGTTGCATCAGTTCGTCGTGGCCATGTCGGGCAGCTTCGACATCATGCTCGACGACGGTGAGCGCAAGCGCAAATTCCACCTGAACCGTTCGTACAACGGCCTCTATATTTCACCGATGATGTGGCGCTCGCTCGACAATTTTTCGTCCGGTGCGGTGTGCATGGTATTGGCATCGGAAGTATTCAATCCAGCGGATTACATTCGCGACTACGACCAGTTCCTGCAACTGGCTCGCGGTGAGCCGCGTCGCTATGGCATGAGCGCGGGCGTGCAACAATTGGTCGAAACCTGACATGCCAGTCGATTTTCTGAACCTTGGCCGTGCCAACGCGCCGCTTCTCGATGAAATTCAGCAAGCGGTTGCTCGCGTCGTCGCGTCGGGATGGTATGTGCTGGGAAGCGAAACCACAGCATTCGAAGAAGAATTCGCGAGCTATTGCGGCGTGCGCCATTGCATCGGCGTCGGTAACGGGCTGGACGCGCTGACCCTCGTGCTACGCGCGCGAGGAATCAGCGAGGGTGACGAAGTCATCGTCCCGTCGAAC from the Paraburkholderia fungorum genome contains:
- a CDS encoding sugar 3,4-ketoisomerase gives rise to the protein MPLNDCRTIELPKITDPRGNLTFVEGGTHIPFDIRRVYYLYDVPGGSDRGAHAHKQLHQFVVAMSGSFDIMLDDGERKRKFHLNRSYNGLYISPMMWRSLDNFSSGAVCMVLASEVFNPADYIRDYDQFLQLARGEPRRYGMSAGVQQLVET